In Achromobacter spanius, the following proteins share a genomic window:
- a CDS encoding hemagglutinin repeat-containing protein produces the protein MSKLRSLIVWSIVFTQVWTPVLAQTLPISVDKNVAGQKPSVGVNNGVPVVNIAPPSAGGVSNNRYTQFNVGPSGVVLNNSGGASQTQLAGQVAGNVMLGNQRATTILNQVTAPNPSRLMGTLEVAGNRANVIVANPAGITCNGCGFLNADRATLTTGRPQVGPDGNIALDVAAGKIRVEGDGLNGTSVSQVDLIARTLEINAGVWANQLNVTAGAARVDYATGAVSARAGEGPAPAVALDTAALGGMYANSIRLIGTEAGVGVNVGGNLVALTGDLEVSAAGDVRIAPSAAVQAARNLRLAGGRDLAVDGAAQAAGNVVLAAGRNAEIKGAVGAGGSVDVSAAGDVGIAAQGALQTQGALRVAAGQDLSLGGSLLMGGQDVRLESARNLRIGGALPTTGVTPPVGGGTGTGGAGADGGSSPGGSSAGGGTSGTGGTASNATGAAQVGVNSSGLVTARGAVALKAGRDMVLPGQVTAAGVLNAQAGGDLTTGASAQLQSGGAASLRAAADLNLDGMVAARGDVSLTAGRDARVSGKGASTGRVAIDAARDLRMDAPAQWEAEGGATGKAGGVMALAGTLRANGDLDLSAGGKLSVDGTLAAASGGINAVADADIAVGAQGQIAAAENVGLAAGESLQSAGKITSLKDVTLQAARDLTLEGQALATGNVRLQAGQAMTTSAASRVQADGSVVADAASASLAGLFIAGQSAQVSTPGNLRVDGTLLADAGTLKVASGGDMALGNASVLQAGQQLDAQASGKLIAGGTISGQKDILLSAGTNAELNGKTVANGTLRAEAGADLTVGQGGLAQGSNTLILDAGQDLRVAGTAGTAEAVPGAGGLLQAQAARDLFVTGTVTAGTPASLSATRNLGIDGTVAALKGTLTAGAGGQLRVGANGRMQAAQNLTAQSGGDLESDGVIVAGGGLTLMATGDARLGGTAAALGDAMAGNLLVGGRDVIVKQGGQVQAAGTLTAQAQRDLVATGALASVQDMMLAAARDARVDGTAASDTNLTLAGRNVTVGAAGLAQAAATLTATAQGTLLAAGSMLAGITQTLSAGDGMTVGGTVAALQGDLTLDTQRGNLVMGAASNLQAGATLTAISGGALNALGSAAAGQDMTLRAGTDATLGGIAATQAGNVTVNATGTLTTNADGRIQAGAGIDLQAGGALQNAGILSAAGAASLRAGTTLDNAGSVLTGGDINATAIGALGNTGRFIAGVGADGTLSLPGSVNLTAAFITHPGISAAGKDMTLAAGGMDLSGGNLSAIGKLALTSPGDLATRNAVLHGGSLDITAANLRNQGGKLTSAGDAALKLGGELDNTAGLIAAAGNVQLEAARVGNAGGTLAGGNLTVATPGAVDNRGGLIQADDTLTLNAASLDNSATLTAAAAPPKGVLGKLVTIVADRVNNQGGSISAGQDLTVTTGELDNAGGEVAAQRYATVDAAVLKNHQGKVMAGERLAVMIQNLQGLGTLQSAQDLSFTYTGSLNQTGTIAAGRDLSMSVGGAMDNSATVSAGRDLSITAASLNNQASGELLAGRTNTINVANGLTNSGLIDGGSTNITAGRLDNFGRIYGNTIAIRAGELVNGAGPGGGAVIAARGDLDLGVGSLVNRNHALIYSGADLRIGGALDANRKAIGQAASLLNASATIEAAGNAAISAASLQNVNTNYVSQVVPVMTVPKLYVTPAGTTDVYDMETNWFCDQVTALCGKAPEWLDDDPERRFLLPSDKYPASRYGPPFDYVQSKRGRAGETAPIPITYIPESVACSGGDRGDCWDVPESFVYSSDARVWAVFGVTPPSGSMPVWVPPQRDCYSTAECTAEAARRKAYEDAYAAYRAPHIELDRRIRDFNADFNNRLVGTFTYYQVEETVTETRTVSSDPGKILSGGAMTLSGTVTNDKSQIAAGGALTVSGPAINNIGAGGQRIITRTGTATVTQARDSDRKEYSEAYQVTLAGQPIELPVGTSGGNVAVSLSGAAPGASGATAPGPVLIASIGLPGGSVVRSVSNPATIPDSQLFAVGGTPDAPYVVATDPRFVGNRPTVSSDYLFDLLQQPGAPVGNAGASGSVNAGLGSRPGGLNALIPAGAKFLTPSGQPRRLGDGFYEQKLVADQILATTGQRFLEGFGDNDSQYKQLLANGAQFALDNGIKLGATLTEAQQRQLTTDLVWLVEQTVTLPDGTTETVLVPQVYLLVREGDLKGDGTLMAGRDVKLAADGDINNSGTIGARDATVMTAANIVNQAGGLIQGAVVNLAAREDLTNLVSLIKGDNVALSAGRDIALTSTSASENNGATWGSYISGVSRVDAGNLSMQAGRDLTMTAAQVTAKDDVRLQAGRDINLATLEESHGESLVRNKKNRHDLSTSKEIGSSIAADGNVTLIAGQDVNARAADVTAGEQLAVGAGRDINLIAGVQSGSAYDETHYKTKGFLSSKTTHTKTASDWEQALSTTFTGDTAVLMAGRDLTVAGSNVGAQKDLVMSADRDVNILAGQNAEDSYDYKMVKKSGFGAMGGFSYGTSKQTDSLDSKKVFHSASTVGSVEGDVLINAGNALNITGSNVIARQGDITLIGKEVNIGAALDTTQEKEFHEIKQTGLSINANTPLVDAMQTAGKMGDAAGKTDNKVMQGLALATTGLAAVNAYDAVAADPKSAGGVSVSINFGVSKSQSTTDRASSSVLGSTVAAGKDLTIVAKGAGSASDVTVTGSRLSAGNNAIIKADGDILLQAAQNTFEQHTKNKSYNGSVGIGVSASSENGIGVMLNIGAGGGRGRADGKDTNWTYTDVVAGNVLALQSGGDTSLIGATASADQIIASVGKNLRIETLQDTSTYDAKQQSAGIQASICIYGYCKSSVSGNVSQGRMDSNFQTATQQAGLKAGDGGFLVNVGQNTTLIGGVISSSEQAVADGLNQLSTGTLIVKDLQNTARYKADQVALSGGYSWGGSGGEEAKQGDVGTNSKGQAAGGADKVPGTSLPTNSNGMSAGMPVVVAASGNANSTTHSAISGGSVVIRDGAGQIALTGKTAAETIAALNRDTSDTLNALKPIFDKEKIEAGFEIASEASRQMGQFLTNRAKEADRIKAQLAAELAKGEQADPNRLLVLNAEFAETRTWAPGGSARNAMTVVIAAASGNVTGSTSDFAMNAALGYLQTQGSQLVKDWADSLPEGVQSESVRAALHGLLACGSAAAQGSACSSAAAGAGLSSVLGYLLATSMGGSNEDIEAKTNLLNGLIASIVGGLGGEAATASAAARIETENNSFYRNRAAVAEATAKERAALEQQLLAGNLSPEAYEQGLRTLDASSSKIDALVTIYNIQKGSALSEQLGRMSDVHAAMFAEAVTGLLTFPGMVASAYELATGETAVSHEEANYFFAALGIIPGAKVGKAVDQIGDLARILKDVPAVAAAKQIAANQAKGKTFEGAVLDYLSVPKNTTSFTANVNGKLVTVIPDAEDKAARILEIKDVARLSNSAQFRAYAALVEDGGAVAKGWGSGNGAFKQFEGIDLVVAPGTKISKNLEDLVIGSGGSIKIFDVKNQTLNPWVR, from the coding sequence ATGTCCAAGCTTCGCTCGTTGATCGTCTGGTCCATCGTTTTCACGCAGGTATGGACGCCGGTGCTGGCGCAGACCTTGCCGATCTCGGTGGACAAGAACGTGGCCGGCCAGAAGCCATCAGTGGGCGTCAACAATGGCGTGCCCGTCGTCAACATTGCGCCGCCATCGGCCGGTGGGGTTTCCAACAACCGCTACACGCAGTTCAACGTGGGTCCGTCGGGCGTGGTGCTGAACAACAGCGGCGGCGCCAGCCAGACCCAGCTTGCCGGGCAGGTGGCGGGCAACGTCATGCTGGGCAACCAGCGCGCCACCACCATCCTGAACCAGGTCACCGCGCCGAACCCCTCGCGACTGATGGGCACGCTGGAAGTCGCGGGCAATCGGGCCAATGTCATCGTCGCCAACCCGGCGGGCATCACCTGCAACGGCTGCGGTTTCTTGAACGCGGACCGGGCGACCCTGACCACCGGACGGCCCCAGGTCGGTCCCGATGGAAACATCGCGCTGGACGTGGCGGCGGGCAAGATCCGCGTTGAAGGCGACGGCTTGAACGGCACCAGCGTCAGCCAGGTCGACTTGATCGCCCGGACGCTGGAGATCAACGCGGGCGTGTGGGCCAACCAGCTCAACGTGACGGCGGGCGCGGCGCGCGTGGACTACGCGACGGGCGCGGTCTCGGCCCGGGCGGGCGAAGGCCCGGCGCCCGCGGTGGCGCTGGATACCGCCGCGCTGGGCGGCATGTATGCCAACAGCATCCGGCTGATCGGCACCGAGGCCGGCGTTGGCGTCAACGTGGGCGGAAACCTGGTAGCCCTGACAGGCGACCTGGAGGTCAGCGCGGCGGGCGATGTGCGCATCGCGCCCAGTGCTGCCGTGCAGGCAGCGCGCAATCTGCGGCTGGCGGGCGGGCGTGATCTGGCCGTCGATGGCGCGGCGCAGGCGGCGGGCAATGTAGTACTTGCCGCCGGCCGCAATGCAGAGATAAAGGGCGCCGTGGGCGCGGGCGGCTCGGTCGATGTGAGCGCCGCGGGCGACGTCGGCATTGCCGCGCAGGGTGCGTTGCAGACTCAGGGCGCACTACGTGTCGCGGCGGGACAGGATCTGTCACTGGGAGGTTCGCTGCTGATGGGCGGCCAGGACGTGCGTCTGGAGTCCGCGCGCAACCTGCGGATAGGTGGCGCCTTGCCGACGACGGGCGTGACACCACCGGTCGGCGGTGGAACCGGTACGGGAGGCGCTGGCGCCGATGGCGGCTCATCGCCTGGCGGATCTAGCGCGGGGGGCGGCACTTCCGGCACGGGCGGCACCGCATCAAACGCCACGGGCGCGGCCCAGGTGGGCGTCAATTCCAGCGGCTTGGTCACCGCCCGCGGCGCGGTCGCATTGAAGGCCGGCCGGGATATGGTGTTGCCCGGTCAGGTGACCGCTGCGGGTGTGCTGAATGCGCAGGCCGGGGGCGACCTGACCACGGGCGCAAGCGCGCAACTGCAATCAGGAGGGGCGGCCAGCCTACGCGCCGCCGCCGACCTCAACCTGGACGGCATGGTCGCTGCGCGCGGCGACGTCTCGTTGACGGCGGGGCGCGACGCGCGGGTGTCGGGCAAGGGAGCGTCCACCGGCCGCGTCGCCATCGACGCAGCGCGCGACTTGCGCATGGATGCGCCCGCGCAATGGGAAGCGGAAGGCGGCGCGACGGGCAAGGCCGGTGGCGTCATGGCGCTGGCCGGCACCTTGCGAGCCAACGGCGACCTGGACCTGTCGGCCGGGGGCAAGCTTTCCGTCGACGGCACGCTAGCGGCGGCCTCGGGCGGCATCAATGCCGTAGCCGACGCCGATATCGCGGTCGGTGCGCAAGGCCAGATCGCCGCGGCTGAGAACGTGGGTCTTGCCGCGGGAGAAAGCCTACAAAGCGCCGGCAAGATCACGTCCCTCAAGGACGTGACGCTGCAAGCCGCGCGCGACCTCACGCTGGAAGGGCAGGCGCTGGCCACCGGTAACGTGCGACTACAGGCGGGGCAGGCCATGACGACATCGGCCGCGTCGCGCGTGCAGGCCGATGGCTCCGTTGTGGCGGATGCGGCCAGCGCATCGCTGGCCGGCCTGTTCATCGCCGGCCAGTCCGCGCAAGTCAGCACGCCAGGCAATCTGCGTGTGGACGGCACGCTGCTTGCCGACGCAGGCACGCTCAAGGTCGCAAGCGGTGGCGACATGGCGTTGGGCAACGCCAGCGTCCTTCAGGCGGGCCAGCAACTGGACGCCCAGGCCAGCGGCAAGCTGATCGCGGGCGGCACGATTTCCGGTCAGAAAGACATTCTTCTGTCCGCCGGTACCAACGCCGAACTGAACGGCAAGACGGTCGCCAACGGCACCCTGCGCGCAGAGGCCGGCGCGGACCTGACGGTGGGCCAAGGCGGGCTGGCGCAAGGCAGCAACACGCTGATTCTCGATGCGGGCCAAGACCTGCGCGTCGCCGGTACGGCCGGCACCGCCGAAGCCGTGCCGGGCGCGGGCGGCTTGCTGCAAGCCCAAGCGGCGCGGGACCTGTTCGTGACCGGCACGGTGACGGCGGGTACGCCCGCCAGCCTGTCCGCCACGCGCAACCTTGGCATCGACGGCACGGTGGCGGCGCTGAAGGGCACGTTGACGGCTGGCGCCGGTGGACAGTTGCGTGTCGGCGCAAACGGCCGCATGCAGGCGGCGCAGAACCTGACCGCCCAATCGGGCGGTGACCTGGAATCCGACGGCGTCATCGTCGCGGGCGGCGGCCTGACGCTGATGGCCACGGGCGATGCGCGCCTGGGCGGCACGGCGGCCGCGCTGGGCGACGCCATGGCCGGCAACCTGCTGGTGGGCGGACGCGATGTGATCGTCAAGCAGGGCGGGCAGGTGCAGGCCGCGGGTACGCTGACGGCGCAAGCCCAGCGCGACCTGGTCGCCACCGGCGCGCTGGCCTCGGTACAGGACATGATGCTGGCCGCCGCGCGCGATGCGCGCGTGGACGGCACGGCGGCCAGCGACACCAATCTGACGCTGGCGGGCCGCAATGTCACCGTGGGCGCGGCAGGCCTGGCGCAAGCCGCCGCCACGCTCACCGCGACGGCGCAAGGCACGTTGCTTGCCGCGGGCAGCATGCTGGCGGGCATCACGCAAACGCTCAGCGCGGGCGACGGCATGACCGTGGGCGGCACCGTCGCGGCATTGCAGGGCGACCTGACGCTGGACACGCAGCGCGGCAACCTGGTGATGGGCGCTGCGTCGAACCTGCAGGCGGGCGCAACACTGACTGCCATTTCAGGCGGCGCGCTGAACGCCTTGGGATCGGCCGCCGCCGGACAAGACATGACGCTGCGCGCGGGCACGGACGCCACGCTGGGCGGCATCGCCGCCACGCAGGCGGGCAACGTGACCGTCAACGCCACCGGCACGCTCACGACCAACGCCGACGGCCGCATCCAGGCCGGTGCGGGCATCGACCTTCAGGCAGGCGGCGCGCTGCAAAATGCCGGCATCCTGTCGGCAGCGGGCGCAGCCAGCTTGCGGGCGGGCACCACGCTTGATAACGCGGGCTCGGTGCTGACGGGTGGCGACATCAACGCCACCGCCATCGGCGCGCTGGGCAACACCGGCCGCTTCATCGCGGGCGTAGGCGCGGACGGCACGCTTAGCCTGCCGGGCAGCGTCAACCTGACCGCCGCCTTCATCACCCATCCAGGCATCAGCGCGGCCGGCAAGGACATGACACTTGCCGCGGGCGGCATGGATCTTTCTGGTGGCAACCTCTCCGCCATCGGCAAGCTGGCGCTGACGTCGCCAGGCGACCTCGCCACGCGCAATGCCGTCCTGCATGGCGGCAGCCTTGACATCACCGCCGCCAACCTGCGCAACCAGGGCGGCAAGCTGACGTCCGCCGGCGACGCCGCGTTGAAGCTGGGCGGCGAATTGGACAACACCGCAGGACTGATCGCCGCCGCCGGCAACGTGCAACTTGAAGCGGCGCGCGTCGGCAACGCCGGCGGCACGCTGGCGGGCGGGAATCTTACCGTGGCCACGCCCGGGGCCGTCGACAACCGGGGCGGCCTGATTCAGGCCGACGACACCCTGACGCTGAACGCCGCCAGCCTGGACAACAGCGCCACGCTGACCGCCGCCGCCGCGCCGCCCAAGGGCGTGCTGGGCAAGCTGGTGACCATCGTCGCCGACCGCGTGAACAACCAGGGCGGCTCCATCAGCGCGGGCCAGGACCTCACCGTCACCACCGGGGAACTGGACAACGCCGGCGGCGAGGTTGCCGCGCAGCGCTACGCCACGGTCGATGCCGCCGTCCTGAAGAACCACCAGGGCAAGGTCATGGCGGGCGAACGTCTTGCCGTCATGATCCAGAACCTGCAAGGTCTGGGCACCCTGCAATCCGCGCAAGATTTGTCCTTTACCTACACGGGCTCGCTCAACCAGACCGGTACCATTGCCGCCGGCCGCGACCTGAGCATGTCCGTCGGCGGCGCCATGGACAACAGCGCCACCGTCAGCGCCGGCCGCGACCTGAGCATCACGGCCGCCTCGCTCAACAACCAGGCCAGTGGCGAACTGCTGGCCGGGCGCACCAACACCATCAACGTCGCCAATGGCCTGACCAACTCCGGCCTGATCGATGGCGGCTCCACCAACATCACCGCCGGCCGCCTGGACAACTTCGGCCGCATCTACGGCAACACCATCGCGATCCGTGCCGGAGAACTCGTCAACGGCGCGGGCCCCGGCGGCGGCGCCGTCATCGCGGCACGCGGTGATCTGGACCTGGGCGTGGGATCGCTGGTTAACCGCAACCACGCGCTGATCTATTCCGGCGCGGACCTGCGTATCGGCGGCGCGCTGGACGCCAACCGCAAAGCCATCGGCCAGGCCGCGTCGTTGCTGAACGCATCGGCCACGATCGAGGCGGCAGGAAACGCGGCGATTTCGGCTGCGTCCTTGCAGAACGTCAACACGAACTACGTCAGCCAGGTCGTGCCTGTGATGACGGTCCCCAAGTTGTACGTGACACCGGCGGGCACGACCGACGTGTACGACATGGAGACCAACTGGTTCTGCGACCAGGTCACCGCATTGTGCGGCAAGGCTCCCGAATGGCTGGATGACGATCCCGAGCGCCGCTTCCTGCTGCCGTCAGACAAGTATCCGGCATCGCGATACGGGCCGCCGTTTGACTACGTGCAGAGCAAAAGGGGCCGCGCCGGCGAGACCGCGCCGATCCCGATCACGTACATCCCCGAGTCCGTAGCGTGTTCGGGTGGGGACAGGGGCGATTGCTGGGACGTTCCCGAGTCGTTCGTCTACAGCTCCGATGCGCGTGTGTGGGCCGTCTTCGGCGTCACGCCACCTTCCGGGTCCATGCCCGTCTGGGTGCCGCCGCAGCGGGATTGCTACAGCACGGCGGAATGCACTGCTGAAGCGGCCCGCCGCAAGGCATACGAAGATGCCTACGCGGCGTATCGAGCCCCGCACATTGAGCTTGACCGGCGAATCCGCGACTTCAACGCCGACTTCAACAACCGCCTGGTCGGCACCTTCACCTACTACCAGGTCGAAGAAACCGTCACCGAAACCCGCACCGTCTCGTCCGACCCCGGCAAGATCCTGTCGGGTGGCGCCATGACGCTAAGCGGCACCGTCACCAATGACAAGAGCCAGATCGCCGCAGGCGGCGCCCTGACCGTTTCTGGTCCCGCCATCAACAACATTGGCGCTGGCGGGCAGCGCATCATCACGCGTACTGGAACGGCCACGGTCACCCAGGCCCGTGACAGTGACCGCAAGGAATACTCCGAAGCCTATCAGGTGACCCTGGCCGGCCAACCCATCGAACTGCCCGTCGGCACCTCCGGCGGCAACGTCGCTGTCTCACTGAGCGGCGCGGCCCCCGGCGCCAGCGGCGCCACCGCGCCCGGCCCCGTCCTGATCGCCAGCATCGGCCTGCCCGGCGGCAGCGTCGTGCGCAGCGTATCCAACCCCGCCACCATCCCGGACAGCCAACTTTTCGCCGTGGGCGGCACACCCGACGCGCCCTACGTCGTCGCCACCGACCCGCGCTTCGTCGGAAACCGCCCAACAGTTTCCAGCGACTATCTGTTCGACCTGCTGCAACAGCCCGGCGCACCCGTCGGCAACGCCGGCGCGTCCGGCTCCGTCAATGCCGGCCTGGGCAGCCGCCCCGGCGGCCTGAACGCCCTGATCCCCGCCGGTGCAAAATTCCTGACGCCGTCCGGCCAGCCCCGCCGCCTGGGCGACGGCTTCTACGAACAGAAGCTAGTCGCCGACCAGATCCTGGCCACTACCGGCCAGCGCTTCCTGGAAGGCTTTGGCGACAACGACAGTCAGTACAAGCAGCTGCTTGCCAACGGCGCGCAATTCGCCTTGGACAATGGCATCAAGCTTGGCGCGACGCTGACCGAAGCGCAGCAACGCCAATTGACCACCGACCTGGTGTGGCTGGTCGAACAGACCGTCACACTGCCCGACGGCACCACCGAGACCGTGCTGGTCCCGCAGGTGTACCTGCTGGTGCGCGAAGGCGACCTGAAGGGTGACGGCACCCTGATGGCCGGCCGCGACGTCAAGCTTGCGGCCGACGGCGACATCAACAACAGCGGCACCATCGGCGCGCGCGACGCCACCGTCATGACGGCCGCCAACATCGTCAACCAGGCCGGCGGTCTGATCCAGGGCGCCGTCGTCAACCTGGCCGCGCGCGAAGACCTGACCAACCTTGTGTCGCTGATCAAGGGCGACAACGTCGCGCTGTCGGCGGGCCGCGACATCGCGCTGACATCCACATCGGCGTCGGAAAACAACGGCGCGACCTGGGGTTCGTACATCTCGGGCGTGTCGCGCGTGGACGCCGGCAATCTCAGCATGCAGGCGGGTCGCGACCTGACCATGACGGCGGCGCAGGTCACCGCCAAGGACGACGTGCGTCTGCAAGCGGGCCGGGATATCAATCTGGCCACGCTGGAAGAGAGCCACGGCGAATCGCTGGTGCGCAACAAGAAGAATCGGCACGACCTGAGTACCAGCAAGGAAATCGGTTCGAGCATTGCCGCTGATGGCAACGTCACGCTGATCGCGGGGCAGGACGTCAACGCGCGTGCGGCTGACGTCACGGCCGGTGAGCAATTGGCCGTTGGCGCAGGCCGCGACATCAACTTGATCGCTGGGGTGCAAAGCGGCTCGGCCTACGACGAAACGCATTACAAGACCAAAGGCTTCCTGTCGTCGAAGACCACGCATACCAAGACGGCCAGTGATTGGGAACAGGCCCTGTCCACTACCTTCACCGGCGACACCGCCGTGCTGATGGCTGGACGCGACTTGACCGTGGCGGGCTCGAACGTTGGCGCGCAGAAGGATCTGGTGATGTCGGCCGACCGCGACGTCAACATCCTGGCCGGCCAGAACGCCGAGGACAGCTACGACTACAAGATGGTCAAGAAGTCGGGCTTTGGGGCCATGGGTGGTTTCAGCTATGGCACCAGCAAGCAGACGGATTCGCTCGACAGCAAGAAGGTCTTCCACAGCGCCAGCACCGTCGGCAGCGTCGAAGGCGACGTGCTGATCAACGCCGGCAACGCCCTCAATATCACGGGCAGCAACGTCATTGCGCGGCAAGGCGACATCACGCTGATCGGCAAGGAAGTCAACATCGGCGCGGCGCTGGACACCACGCAAGAGAAGGAATTTCATGAGATCAAGCAGACGGGGTTGAGCATTAACGCCAACACGCCTTTGGTCGACGCGATGCAGACCGCGGGAAAAATGGGGGATGCAGCAGGGAAGACCGATAACAAGGTCATGCAAGGACTGGCTTTGGCGACTACCGGTCTTGCCGCGGTCAACGCCTATGACGCTGTCGCGGCCGATCCCAAGAGCGCTGGCGGCGTGAGTGTCAGTATCAACTTTGGAGTGAGCAAGAGCCAAAGCACGACTGATCGCGCGTCGTCTTCCGTTTTGGGCTCTACCGTGGCGGCGGGCAAAGACCTGACCATCGTCGCTAAGGGGGCTGGCTCCGCGTCTGACGTCACCGTCACAGGTTCACGCCTGTCAGCGGGGAACAACGCCATCATCAAAGCAGATGGCGACATTCTGCTGCAAGCTGCGCAAAACACCTTTGAGCAGCACACGAAAAACAAGAGCTACAACGGTAGCGTCGGCATTGGGGTCTCAGCGAGCAGTGAAAACGGCATAGGCGTGATGCTGAACATCGGTGCAGGTGGTGGCAGAGGGCGCGCAGATGGCAAAGACACCAATTGGACGTACACCGATGTGGTTGCCGGCAACGTGTTGGCATTGCAATCGGGCGGCGACACCTCGCTGATTGGTGCGACAGCCAGCGCAGATCAGATCATCGCCTCGGTCGGCAAGAATCTTCGAATCGAGACGCTGCAAGACACCAGCACCTACGATGCCAAGCAGCAGAGCGCCGGCATTCAAGCCAGCATTTGCATTTACGGCTACTGCAAAAGCTCCGTCTCCGGAAATGTCTCGCAAGGCAGGATGGACAGCAATTTCCAGACCGCTACACAGCAGGCGGGGCTGAAAGCGGGTGACGGCGGTTTTCTGGTGAACGTAGGCCAGAACACCACGCTGATTGGTGGCGTCATATCGAGCAGTGAGCAGGCTGTGGCAGACGGCCTGAATCAGCTGTCCACCGGCACGCTTATCGTCAAAGACTTGCAGAATACCGCGCGCTACAAGGCTGATCAGGTCGCGCTCAGCGGTGGATATAGCTGGGGAGGCAGCGGGGGAGAGGAAGCTAAGCAGGGTGATGTCGGTACGAACTCGAAAGGGCAAGCGGCGGGCGGTGCGGATAAGGTGCCTGGCACGAGCTTACCGACGAACAGCAATGGAATGTCCGCCGGTATGCCCGTGGTCGTTGCGGCGTCTGGGAATGCCAATTCGACTACACACAGCGCCATCAGCGGCGGCAGCGTAGTCATTCGTGATGGCGCTGGGCAAATTGCCCTGACCGGCAAGACGGCGGCGGAGACGATCGCGGCGTTGAACCGGGATACGTCCGATACGTTGAATGCGCTGAAGCCGATCTTTGATAAGGAGAAGATCGAGGCGGGGTTTGAGATTGCGTCAGAAGCCAGTCGGCAGATGGGGCAGTTTTTGACGAATCGGGCGAAGGAGGCTGACAGGATCAAGGCGCAACTTGCGGCCGAACTCGCGAAGGGAGAGCAAGCTGACCCCAATCGCCTGCTGGTACTCAACGCCGAGTTTGCAGAAACGCGAACGTGGGCGCCAGGAGGGAGCGCGCGCAATGCGATGACGGTGGTGATCGCTGCCGCCTCAGGAAATGTGACAGGTAGCACTAGTGACTTTGCGATGAACGCAGCATTGGGCTATCTGCAAACTCAAGGCTCGCAGCTCGTCAAGGACTGGGCGGATTCTCTACCGGAGGGCGTCCAGTCGGAAAGTGTCCGTGCCGCGCTGCATGGATTGCTGGCATGCGGTTCGGCTGCCGCGCAAGGCTCGGCGTGCTCCAGCGCTGCGGCTGGCGCTGGTCTGAGCAGCGTTTTGGGATACCTCCTTGCCACGTCAATGGGGGGGAGTAACGAAGACATCGAAGCAAAGACCAATCTGCTGAACGGACTCATAGCGAGCATTGTGGGTGGCCTGGGCGGGGAGGCGGCGACGGCAAGTGCCGCCGCGCGCATTGAAACTGAAAACAATAGCTTCTATCGCAATCGTGCCGCGGTTGCGGAGGCGACCGCGAAGGAACGCGCCGCCCTAGAGCAGCAACTGCTTGCAGGAAACCTGAGTCCGGAAGCGTACGAGCAAGGACTCCGGACGCTTGACGCCTCGTCCAGCAAGATTGACGCGCTCGTGACCATCTACAACATACAGAAGGGGTCTGCGCTATCAGAGCAACTGGGCAGGATGTCTGACGTCCACGCGGCCATGTTCGCGGAGGCCGTCACTGGCCTGCTGACGTTCCCGGGAATGGTGGCTTCTGCCTATGAACTGGCCACGGGCGAGACGGCCGTTAGCCATGAGGAGGCCAACTACTTTTTCGCTGCGTTGGGAATTATTCCAGGTGCGAAGGTGGGTAAGGCGGTAGATCAGATTGGCGATCTTGCCCGGATCTTGAAGGATGTCCCTGCCGTTGCCGCTGCCAAGCAGATCGCTGCTAATCAAGCGAAGGGGAAGACGTTTGAAGGGGCGGTGCTCGATTACCTGTCAGTGCCAAAAAATACAACTTCTTTTACGGCGAACGTTAATGGCAAGCTTGTTACCGTGATTCCGGATGCCGAAGATAAAGCGGCTAGAATCCTTGAGATTAAAGACGTTGCGCGGCTGAGCAATAGTGCGCAGTTCCGCGCATACGCCGCGTTGGTTGAAGACGGCGGGGCCGTGGCCAAAGGGTGGGGATCGGGGAATGGTGCATTCAAGCAGTTTGAAGGGATTGATCTTGTCGTTGCTCCAGGTACAAAAATCTCGAAAAATCTGGAGGATTTAGTGATTGGTTCTGGCGGTAGCATTAAGATCTTTGATGTAAAGAATCAAACATTGAATCCTTGGGTTCGTTAG